In Heyndrickxia vini, the sequence TACAAATCGTAAAACTGTTGATGAGAATGATGTGGTTCTACCTTTAAAAAAAGTCATTCGGATTGCTGATCAAAAGGATCATTTAATTGTTGATGAAAATAAAGATGCAGCAAATGAAGCATATCGGGTTTGCTGTGAAAAGATTATTGAACATCAACTTGATATGAAGTTAGTTGATGTGGAATATACATTTGATCGTAATAAAGTTATTTTTTATTTTACAGCAGATGGACGTGTAGATTTCCGCGAGCTTGTAAAAGACTTAGCATCAATTTTTCGCACGAGAATTGAATTGCGTCAAATCGGTGTTAGGGACGAGGCCAAAATGCTAGGTGGAATAGGACCTTGTGGACGTATGTTATGCTGCTCCACTTTTTTAGGTGATTTTGAGCCAGTATCTATTAAAATGGCAAAGGATCAAAATCTTTCGTTAAACCCAACTAAAATATCCGGTCTCTGTGGCAGACTTATGTGTTGCTTGAAGTATGAAAATGATGAATATGAATCTGCCAAGGAGATTCTACCCGATGTAGGAGAAGCGGTTGAAACTCCTTTAGGATTAGGGAAAGTGGTTGGGCTAAATATTTTAGAACGAATTTTGCAGGTTCAATTAGATGAACGGGTTCTAGAATTTACAATGGATGAATTACTTAGTAAAGATGCCGTATCGATCCAAGCCACGGAGTAGAGGTGTCGTTTATGGATAAAAAAGAATTCTTCGATTCAGTCAGTAATATGGAAATCCAAATTGGAAACTTATATCAGCAGCTAGGTGAATTGAAGAAAAATTTAGCTGAAATGATTGAAGAAAACAATTCACTAAAAATAGAAAATGAACATTTGCGTCGCCGACTGGATAATGGAGAATATGCCATAAATCAAGAAGGCACCTCGCAACAAAATGATGGAAATGGACAAATAGCTATTTCTAATCATAAAGAACTTGATATTGGTGAAGGTTACGATAACTTAGCTAGACTATATCAAGAAGGATTTCATATTTGCAATGTTCACTTTGGTAGCCCGAGAAAAGATGAGGATTGTTTGTTTTGTCTATCATTTTTAAATAAGAAGTAATGTATCGAATGAAGATCGCAAATTATTTAGGAAAATGTATGCTTACAAGAAAATGAAAGATAAATGAGTAGCCTTCCTTAATAATGGGAAGGCTTTTCTTTATTGTCTATATTTATGTCATGGAGGGTAGAATAATGGTTGAGCTTAAAGATGATGAACGACTTGACTATTTGCTTGCGGAAAACTTAAGAATTATTCAAAGTCCTTCCGTCTTTTCTTTTTCATTAGATGCAGTTTTATTAGCACGATTTGCTTATCTGCCAATTCAAAGAGGAGATATAATAGATTTATGCTCAGGAAATGGGGTCATTCCATTAATCATAAGTAAGCGAACAAAGGCCTCAATTAAAGGAATTGAAATTCAAGAAAGACTTTATGATATGGCATTAAGGAGTATTGAATATAATCAGTTAGATGGGCAAATACAGATGATTCATGGTGATATAAAACATATGCCTGAAAAATTTGGACAAGCAAAGTTTGATGTTGTAACATGTAATCCCCCCTATTTTTCAACGCCGCCAAAAGGCGAAAAAAATAGTAATGAACATTTAGCAATTGCTAGACACGAGCTTTTATGTACACTAGAGGATGCTATAATGGTAAGCAGCAAATTATTACGACAAGGGGGCAAGGCTGCATTTGTTCATAGACCGGGTAGATTATTAGATATTCTCACACTCATGAGAAAATATCGTATAGAGCCGAAACGTCTTAGATTTGTGTATCCAAGACAGGGGAAAGAAGCCAATACAATTCTTGTTGAAGGAATAAAAGATGGGAATAGCGATTTAAAAGTTTTACCTCCTTTGTTTATTTATAATGATGATAATCAGTATACAAACGAGGTAAAGGAAATACTATTTGGGAAGGAGGAGGGAGAAAATGCAAATACAAAAAAGTTTCCATGATGAAATGAATAAAGGAATTTTGTATCTAGTACCCACTCCTATTGGAAATTTAGAAGATATGACATTTCGAGCAATTCGTATGTTAAAGGAAGCACATATTATCGCTGCGGAAGATACAAGAAATACAAAAAGATTATGCAATTACTTTGAAATTGAGACTCCTATTATAAGTTATCATGAACATAATAAGGAAACGAGTTCGAAACAAATATTGTCTCGTTTACTTTCAGGTGAAAAGGTGGCTCTTGTGAGTGATGCGGGGATGCCGTCCATATCGGACCCCGGATATGAATTAGTTGTCGCTTCATTGGAAGAAGAGATTACTGTTGTTCCTTTGCCAGGTGCAAATGCTGCACTTACAGCATTAATCGCTTCGGGAATAAACCCACAGCCTTTTTATTTTTATGGATTTTTATCTAGGAATAAGAAAATGAGAAGGACTGAATTAGAAACATTGAACCGGCAAATATCGACATTTATTTTATATGAAGCTCCTCATCGATTAAAAGAAACTTTGAGAGACATGTCCGCTATTCTTGGGAATCGAAATATCGTCCTTTGTCGCGAATTAACGAAAAAGTTTGAGGAGTTTTTGCGCGGTACGATTGAAGAGGTCATTAAATGGTATGAAAGTAATGAAGTAAGGGGAGAATTTTGCATCATTGTTGAAGGGAGACCGACTTCGGCGGAGAATGAGCAGGAATCAATGTGGTGGACACCATTAAATATGGTTGAGCATGTGGAGCATTACATATCTCAAAAGAATTTTACATCGAAAGAAGCAATAAAGCAGGTAGCTAAAGATCGGGATAAACCGAAAAGGGAAGTATATCAGGAATACCACCGTGAGGAGAAATAGACGGATATAATAAAACAGGCATTCTATTGTGATAGAATGCCTGTTTTATTATTCTTTGTGAAATGCACTTTGAATTTCTTTAACTAGTTGTTCTGCACCTTCACGGCTAAGAACAAGTTTTCCGCCAGCAAATTGAATATTATCGTCAGAAACGTCACCTGTAATATGACATGTCATGCTTGGTTTATATTTTTTTAGAATAATTTTTTCATCGTCAACATAGATTTCTAACGCGTCTTTCTCAGCAATTCCGAGAGTACGTCGTAATTCAATAGGAATAACAACACGGCCTAATTCATCAACTTTACGAACAATACCAGTAGATTTCATTTTGTTTCTCCTCTCATTTTCTAAAGTATCTGTCGTCATTTTTCGACATATTTTTTATAACTGAATCTATCATACCAACGATTCCCAAAATCGTCAATAATTATTTTTAATTAAAAATAAATTTGTAAAACTCGTAAACTCGTTGATATATATGGGTTTTGAACACCTTTTCCGTAATATTTTAATAGTTCCAATATCAAAAAATATCAATAAATTTACATATTTAAAATTGGAAACAGATAATTCGACAATATTCTACATTTCTCCCCAGTGTCGAATAGATATAAATGATGAATAGGTAGAAAAGTTGCAGAAAAGCAAAAATTTATGTATATTTTGAAGGTATAAGAGGAAATGATGAGTTAATAGAGGAAATGAATAGGATTTGCCCAAATTGGCATTAATACACTCTCGTCCATTGGGTGAGAGTATTTTTATTTTTTAAAGGTGGGGACGAAAATAATGGAAAAAGCAAAAACATTTTATATTACAACACCGATCTATTATCCAAGTGGAAATTTACATATAGGACATGCATATACGACTGTTGCAGGTGATGCGATGGCGCGTTATAAAAGACTACGTGGTTACGATGTAATGTATTTAACCGGAACGGATGAACATGGACAAAAAATTCAACGCAAAGCTGAAGAAGGTGGTGTGACACCACAAGGCTATGTAGATAATATTGTGGCTGGAATCCAGGAACTGTGGAAAAAGTTGGATGTATCGTACGATGATTTTATACGTACAACGGAAGATCGCCACAAAAAAATAGTAGAAAAGATATTCCATCAATTAATGGAACAAGGTGATATATATCTAGATCAATATGAAGGACTTTATTGTACTCCTTGTGAATCATTTTTTACAGAACGTCAATTGGTAAATGGGAATTGCCCAGATTGTGGAAGACCTGTTGAAAAGGTAAAAGAAGAGTCGTATTTCTTCAAAATGAGTAAATATGTAGATAGACTTTTAAAATACTATGAAGAAAATCCGGAATTTATCCAGCCAGAGTCAAGGAAAAATGAAATGATTAACAATTTCATTAAACCTGGGCTAGAGGACTTAGCTGTTTCTAGAACAACATTTGATTGGGGAGTAAAAGTACCAGGGAACCCGAAACATGTCATTTATGTATGGATTGATGCTTTGTCCAATTATATAACTGCCCTAGGTTACGGTTCTGAGGATGATTCTAAGTTTCAAAAATATTGGCCAGCGGACGTTCATTTAGTTGGGAAGGAAATTGTTCGGTTCCATACGATTTATTGGCCAATTATGCTTATGGCATTAGATTTGCCACTGCCTAAAAAGGTATTTGCTCATGGATGGTTATTAATGAAAGATGGAAAAATGTCAAAATCAAAAGGAAATGTAGTGGATCCTGTTACATTAATTGACCGTTACGGTTTAGACGCATTGCGTTACTATTTACTTCGCGAAGTACCATTTGGATCAGATGGTGTTTTTACTCCTGAAGGGTTTGTAGAAAGAATTAATTTCGATTTGGCGAATGACTTAGGTAATTTACTAAATCGTACAATTGCTATGATCAATAAGTATTTTGATGGCATTATACCAACCTATCGTGGATCAGTAACCGAATTCGATGAGTCACTGCTGAACGTAAATAAGGAAACGGTTATAAAATATGAAGATGCAATGGAAAATATGGAATTTTCAGTTGCTTTAGCTTCTGTTTGGGAGCTAGTTAGCCGTACGAATAAATATATAGATGAAACGCAACCATGGGTGTTGGCAAAGGATGAAGATAAGCAAAATGAATTAGCAAGTGTGATGGTTCATTTAGCTGAGTCACTTCGCCGAGTAGCAATATTGTTGCAACCATTTTTGACACAAACACCGGTAAATATTTTCAAACAGTTAAATATAACTAATGAAGAAAATAAAAATTGGGATAGTCTTTCAATCTTTGGATCTCTTCCAAAAGACATTAAGGTCGTAAAAAAAGGTAAACCTATTTTTCCACGTCTTGAATTAGATGAAGAGATTAACTACATTAAAGAGAAGATGGCAGGCGAGCCGATTAAAAAAGAAGAAAAGAAACCCGAATCAGCAAAACATGAGGTTTCAAAAGCAGAAATTTCAATTGATGATTTCATGAAGGTCGAACTTAGAGTAGCGGAAGTCATTCACGCTGAGCCAGTAAAAAAAGCGGATAAACTGTTAAAACTTCAATTAGATTTAGGATTTGAAAAGAGACAAGTAGTTTCTGGTATTGCTCAATACTATAAACCGGAGGAATTAGTAGGACGAAAGGTAATATGTGTTACTAATTTGAAGCCGGTGAAATTAAGAGGAGAAGTATCTCAAGGAATGATTTTAGCAGGTTCGAACGATGGGGTCCTTTCAATTGCAAGTGTTGACCAAACCCTTCCTAATGGATCAATTGTAAAGTAAATGTAATATAAAAACTGCAAATCTTTAATCAATTTTATTGGAAATAACATAGTGATGTTTCACGTGGAACATTTTTCGACGGAATCCACTATGTTATTTTCTTTTTTTCATTATATTTGAATAAATTAATTTCATTATAAATAATTGTTTAGTAAGGAATTATAAGAGATAGGTTAATTGGAAGTTACGGCTTTTCTAGAATGAAAATAGTGAAAATCCTCTCAGACGATGAGAAAAGGAAATATTATTCTTAACTTGGTCCATGGCAAGGATATGTCGAAGAATGTATAGATATGTTAGACTATGAAACCTCCTTGTTTTACCAATTTAAGGAGGAAATTTCCCTAATGAATTGTAATCTAAATGTTAAAGGAATGCAAAGCTTGTGTAGAGTTTTTAGTATAAAATAAAATTGGAAAAGAGGAAGAGAAATGTTATTCGATACACATGTTCATCTTAATGATTCACAGTATGCTGATGATCTTGAAGTAGTGATACAAAATGCAAAAGAAGCGGGCATATCCAATATGGTAGTAGTTGGTTTTGATCGTCCAACAATCACGAAAGCGATGGAACTTGTTGAACGGTATGAATTTCTTTATGCAAGTGTTGGATGGCATCCCGTAGATGCGATTGATATGACTGAACAAGATTTAGCATGGATTGAACAGTTGGCAAAACACCCTAAAGTGGTTGCGCTAGGTGAAATGGGTTTAGATTATCATTGGGATAAGTCTCCAAAGGACATTCAAAAGGATGTGTTTCGGAAACAAATACGATTAGCAAAGAAAGTAAAAATGCCCATAATTATTCATAATCGAGAAGCGACACAGGACATCGTAGATATACTAAAAGAAGAGGGTGCAGAAGAAGTTGGCGGTATTATGCATTGCTTTAGTGGAAGTACTGAAGTGGCTAAAGAATGTATCAATATGAACTTTTTCATCTCCTTAGGCGGCCCAGTGACCTTCAAAAATGCAAAAAAACCAAAAGAAGTAGCATCTGAGATTCCATTAAGTCACCTATTGATAGAAACGGATTGTCCGTATTTAGCGCCACACCCTTACAGAGGAAAAAGAAATGAGCCAGCATATGTAAAGCTTGTAGCTGAGCAAATTGCTGAAATTAAGGGGATAACATTAGAGGAAGTGGCTGAACAAACGAATAGAAATGCCAAAAAGTTATTTGGCATCGATTGATAGGAGAAAATGACGAAAAGATTATCATCTTGTCCGTTATTTTTTCAAAAAATTTAAAGGTTCTACATGTCTCACTTACCTCATAGGATAACCTTGTCGATAAGTCACCCTTCTCCTTTCTGTAGAATGTGTAAAAACAGAATTAAAGTTTTTTTTAAACTGGAAGGTTGACAGTCGGCAAGATCGTCTATATAATCTCACGAAGAGAAGGAGGCGTTTCATTTTCATGAATTTTAAGCATGTGAAAAGCCTGTTTTCCAAAACAGCGAGTAGTAAAAGACTTACTATTGTGGTTACCAGTTCCCTCGTTTTTGTAGCGGCATTAGGGTTGATTACCTATGAAACTACTAAAAAAACAGTCGCTATGACCCTTGATGGGAAGGAAAAGATTATAAGGACACACTCAAAAACGGTAGGTAATATTCTAGAGGAGTTGGATATCGAATTACACTCAAATGATTATTTGTCCTTACCCGCGGAGACGACGGTAAAGGATAAGTTATCCTTTGTATGGGAACCAGCGAAGCAAGTACATCTAACAATTGATGGAAAGCAGCGAAGTGTTTGGACGACAGAAGATACTGTGAAGGACTTACTTAAAAACGAAAATATTAGGATTGGAAATCACGATCAAGTGAGACCAAAACTAAATGAAAATATCTCTGAAAATATGAAAATAGATATTTCAAAGGCATTTTCACTTACACTTAATGATGGTGGGAAGAAGAATAAGGTTTGGTCAACTTCGACTACTGTCGCTGACTTTTTAAAGCAACAGGGAATTAAACTTGAAGAATTAGACCGTACGAAACCGGATCTAGACAAAAAAGTTAGTCCAGAAGATGTAATCAAAGTGATCAGAGTTAAAAAAGTCAGCGATGTGGTGGAAGAACCAATTGATTATGCTGTGCAAACAAGAAAAGATACGGACCTACTTAAAGGTCAGGAAAAGGTAATACAGCACGGTCAAAATGGATTGGTTAGAAAAGAATATGAAGTGACAAAAGAAAACGGTAAAGAAGTTAGTCGAAAATTAATAAATGAAGACCTAATTAAAAAAAGTAAAGAAAAGATTGTTATGGTAGGAACAAAAGTTGTGACTGCGCAGGTTTCTCGCGGTGAAGCTAGTGGTACGGAATATTATGTGTCATCTACAGCCTACACTGCTGATTGCAACGGATGTTCAGGGCATACGGCAACGGGAATTAATCTTCGGTCGAATCCTAATATAAAAATTATTGCGGTGGATCCTAGTTTCATACCTCTTGGAACAAAGGTATATGTTGAGGGATATGGATATGCTATTGCAGCAGATACGGGTGGTGCAATAAAAGGCAGAAAAATTGATGTGTTTTTTAGTAACCATTCCCAAGCATATAGATGGGGGAGAAAACAAGTTAAGATTCGAATTTTAAATTAATGGCTAATGCAGAGGACCTTCCTCTGCTTTTCTTTTTTATGTTAATACAATTATAATATAAGTGGTTTATAATATTAGACGAAATTTGTTACAAAAATGTTTCATTATTTTGGAGGAAAAATGAAAATAAAAGAAATTATTGTAGTCGAAGGAAGAGATGACACAACAGCAATTAAAAGAGCTGTTGATGCAGATACAATTGAGACGAACGGCTCAGCAGTTTCAAAAATGACAATTGAAAAAGTCAAACTAGCGCAAGAAAAAAGAGGGGTAATCATCTTTACGGATCCTGATTATCCGGGGGAAAGAATTCGCAGAATTGTAGCAGAGAATGTTCCGGGCTGTAAGCACGCTTTTATTAAAAAGAAAGATGCAAAACCTACTTCCGGAAGAGGAATTGGGGTGGAGCATGCTTCTCCCGAGGTTATACGGGATGCTTTGAAAGAAGCGCATACGATGGAGAATGAAATTACCGAAGTCATTACCCAAGAAGACTTAATTCTAGCGGGATTAATTGGTGGAGATAAAGCGAAGGGAAGAAGAGAAAGATTAGGTGAGTTATTGAAAATTGGCTATACAAACGGTAAACAGCTACATAAACGATTAATGATGTTTCAAATTAGTAAGGAAGCGTTTGTAGAGGCTTATGAAACAGTTTTACGGGAGGAAAAACATGCATAAAGATATTGCAACGCCAGTACGAACGAAGGAAATCTTACAAAAGTACGGATTTTCTTTTAAGAAAAGCTTAGGTCAAAACTTTTTAATTGACCCCAATATTTTAAAGAATATTACAGAGCATGCAGGATTATCAGAGGATTCTGGAGCAATTGAAATAGGACCTGGGATAGGCGCATTAACAGAACATCTTGCAAGAGCAAGCAAAAAGGTAGTAGCGTTTGAAATAGATCAGCGTCTACTTCCGATTCTAGAGGATACCTTATCACCTTATAGTAATGTTAAAGTCATCCATCAGGATGTGTTAAAAGCAAACATCCATCAAATTGTTGAAGAGGAATTTAAAGAAGTTAATGATTTAATGGTAGTAGCTAATTTACCATATTATGTGACGACTCCAATCATCTTAAGATTGTTATCCGAACATTTGCCACTGAGAGGAATTGTAGTTATGCTTCAAAAGGAAGTAGCTGATCGAATTAGCGCAAAACCGGGTACGAAGGAATACGGTTCCTTATCGATTGCAATTCAGTATTATACAAAAGCGGAGACCGTCATGATAGTTCCGAAAACAGTTTTTATGCCACAGCCTAATGTAGATTCGGCAGTGATTCGATTGACTTTGCACGATAAACCTATTGTCGAAGTGGATAATGAGGAATTCTTTTTTCAAGTGACACGTGCTTCTTTTGCACAAAGACGAAAAACAATCTTAAATAATCTAACAAGTCAACTACCAAATGGAAAAGAATTGAAAACAGAGATTCTGAAGTCTTTAGAAATATCGAATATTGATCCAACAAGAAGGGGAGAAACTCTTTCGATTGAGGAGTTTGCTTTTCTTTCTAATCAACTCTTTTCTATCTACAAATAATCCGTGAATTGAAAGGGCAGCCATAAAAGATTTGGTTTGCCCTTTTTTGCACACCTTCTATTTTTTCGCATAGCCTAGTGTTAGAAGTTATGATTACTTGCTTTTCAATGGAGTTGACACCTCATGAGCGTGGCTATTAATTCAATTGTGGGACGAAAATCGTATCATTGTGACCTCTTGTTTAGAGTGATTGATATAAAAGAAAAGAATGGTGTAAAGAACGCGATTCTTTACGGAGAGGATTATCGGTTAATTGCGGATGCGCCATTTGCAGATCTTGTCACGGTCGATTCGGAGGAACGTTCAAAAATTTCAAGGGAATTTCGATCATTAGAGGCACAATCGCTGGAATTGTTTCAACAAGATATTGATTTATTGCGACAAAAACGCGAATATAAAGCAACCAACGGTTACAGTCAAGAATATAATTATTTTCATATTCCCGGTCGTGTTCTTCATCTTGATGGGGACCCTTCCTATTTAAAGAAGTGTATTGATTTATATGAAAAGATCGGGGTAAAGGTATATGGTGTACACTGCTATGAGAAAGATATGCCTCAGCAGATCGGTCCGTTAATTGAAAAGTTCCGGCCGGACATATTAGTCATTACCGGTCACGATTCATATTCTAAGTCAAAAGGCAAAAAGACAGATATTAATGCATATAGACATTCGAAGTATTTTGTAAGAACAGTAATAGAAGCAAGAAAAAGGGTACCACATTTAGATCAATTAATTATCTTTGCAGGTGCTTGTCAATCTCATTTTGAATCACTGATCCATGCGGGAGCAAACTTTGCAAGCTCGCCATTACGGGTAAATATTCACGCACTTGATCCAGTCTATATTGTTGCTAAAATTAGCTATACATCTTTTATGGATCAAGTAAATGTATGGGATGTATTACGCAACACATTAACAGGAGAAAAGGGTTTAGGCGGAATAGAGACAAAGGGCGTCCTCCGTACTGGTGCGCCGTATAAACCAATAGTGGAGGACTAAAATAATATCTCTAATGAATATTTCATTAGGGATATTTTCATTTTTACCTTCCACATGGTATATACAAATTTCTTACATATTATTTATGTTATTGGGAAAAATAGTTTGTGAAAAGATCGCTTGTAAAAAAAACTGTTATTTTGATGAATGAAAAGTATTGACAGTACAATCGTTTCATTGATAAAATAATTATTTTATATTTGACCTTTTTCACATAAAGTGTTATACTATTACATAGTGAGGTGGAGCGAAATGCCAAAAACATTAACTGACATTAAAAGATCGCTTGATTCCAATTTAGGAAAACGATTAATGTTAAAAGCTAATGGTGGACGAAGAAAAACAATTGAACGTTCGGGTGTTTTGGCAGAAACTTATCCATCAGTTTTTGTCATCGAATTAGATCAAGAGGAAAACTCGTTTGAACGTGTTTCCTACAGCTATGCAGATGTGCTTACTGAAACGGTCCAACTAACCTTCTATGATGAAGCAACAGGAAATATAGTATTAGGGCAGCAGTAAACATTATGTTTACTGCTTTTTGTTTTGCACATTAATGTAACTTAACTTATAAATACGCTTGGTACGAACATACTATATATGCGGCTTGTTAAAGGGGGATTTTCATTATGGGCAGAAAACGAGGAATGATGTCTGACCGGTTCAAAGAGGAACTGGCAAAGGATTTAGGTTTTTATGATGTCGTTAAACAAGAAGGTTGGGGCGGCATAAAGGCGAGGGATGCAGGGAATATGGTTAAGCGTGCCATTGAAATTGCTCAACAACAACTTGCTAACAATAAGAATTCCTAAAAAGGCAACTCGAGCTCAGGGGAGGATAATAATTTACATGCCGCAAGACCGAGTGGATTCCTCGGTCTTTTTTTTCTATATTAATAAGGACTTCCAAAGAATGCGTGAAAATGGTAAAATACAATACTTGTGAAGAGGTTATATGGCAATTATTGTTTGTGGTAAAATAGTACAAACTTATAAATACATAAATGAAAATTAATGTTGAATTAGAGTGGGTGGGTATATTGACAATTTTTATAAAAGCACCGGCTAAAATAAATTTAACTTTGGATGTTCTAAACAAACGGAATGATGGTTATCATGAGGTTGAAATGATTATGACTACGATTGATTTATCGGACCGCATCGGATTATCTGAAATGAGCGGAAACGAAATTCGTATTATTTCACAGAATCGATTTGTTCCGGATGATCAACGTAATTTAGCCTATCAAGCGGCAAGAATTCTAAAGGAAAAGTTTAATGTTAAGCAAGGTGTGAGTATTACCATTGATAAAGCAATTCCAGTAGCCGCGGGATTAGCTGGTGGCAGCAGTGATGCAGCTGCGACATTAAGAGGCTTAAACAAACTATGGAATTTAGGTCTTACTTTAGACGAACTTGCTGAAATTGGGGCTGAAATTGGTTCAGATGTTTCTTTTTGTGTATATGGTGGAACAGCAATGGCAAAAGGACGTGGGGAG encodes:
- the ispE gene encoding 4-(cytidine 5'-diphospho)-2-C-methyl-D-erythritol kinase, with the protein product MKINVELEWVGILTIFIKAPAKINLTLDVLNKRNDGYHEVEMIMTTIDLSDRIGLSEMSGNEIRIISQNRFVPDDQRNLAYQAARILKEKFNVKQGVSITIDKAIPVAAGLAGGSSDAAATLRGLNKLWNLGLTLDELAEIGAEIGSDVSFCVYGGTAMAKGRGEKITYLPAPPNCWVILAKPSIGVSTADVYRNLDLSKVNHPDSNAMIAALQNGSYSTVCNCIGNVLESVTLSMHPEVQHIKEQMERFGADAVLMSGSGPTVFGLVQYDSRLQRIYNGLRGFCDQVYAVRMLGERFSE
- the veg gene encoding biofilm formation stimulator Veg; translated protein: MPKTLTDIKRSLDSNLGKRLMLKANGGRRKTIERSGVLAETYPSVFVIELDQEENSFERVSYSYADVLTETVQLTFYDEATGNIVLGQQ
- a CDS encoding small, acid-soluble spore protein, alpha/beta type, with translation MGRKRGMMSDRFKEELAKDLGFYDVVKQEGWGGIKARDAGNMVKRAIEIAQQQLANNKNS
- the yabG gene encoding sporulation peptidase YabG, with product MSVAINSIVGRKSYHCDLLFRVIDIKEKNGVKNAILYGEDYRLIADAPFADLVTVDSEERSKISREFRSLEAQSLELFQQDIDLLRQKREYKATNGYSQEYNYFHIPGRVLHLDGDPSYLKKCIDLYEKIGVKVYGVHCYEKDMPQQIGPLIEKFRPDILVITGHDSYSKSKGKKTDINAYRHSKYFVRTVIEARKRVPHLDQLIIFAGACQSHFESLIHAGANFASSPLRVNIHALDPVYIVAKISYTSFMDQVNVWDVLRNTLTGEKGLGGIETKGVLRTGAPYKPIVED